One part of the Arabidopsis thaliana chromosome 4, partial sequence genome encodes these proteins:
- the RGXT1 gene encoding rhamnogalacturonan xylosyltransferase 1 gives MEQKQHILKQSTFSSSPSSYSSISDRPISLLSRNGLLLLLLALVLLLGVLLPWPGSPLFLFPNRLSSSLSPSPQSKWRDYTLAQAARFVAKNGTVIVCAVSSPFLPFLNNWLISVSRQKHQDKVLVIAEDYITLYKVNEKWPGHAVLIPPALDSKTAFSFGSQGFFNFTARRPQHLLQILELGYNVMYNDVDMVWLQDPFLYLEGSHDAYFTDDMPQIKPLNHSHDLPHPDRNGETYICSCMIYLRPTNGAKLLMKKWSEELQSQAWSESIRFKANDQPAFNLALNKTAHQVCFCFLHVLFLLYLLINVGFMVFLLVSLVTLTCFVIFCSAGGSLLAFSSSFPNRRIVLQERGMGSRDKGETCHSPQ, from the exons ATGGAGCAGAAACAACATATTCTTAAACAAAGtacattctcttcctctcctagTTCTTATTCTTCAATCTCAGACCGTCCCATCTCTCTCCTTAGCCGCAACGgtctcctccttctccttctcgcTCTCGTCCTGCTCCTCGGTGTACTCTTGCCCTGGCCAGGATCTCCCTTATTCCTGTTTCCAAAtagactttcttcttctttgtcacCGTCTCCGCAGTCCAAATGGCGCGACTATACCCTTGCTCAGGCGGCTAGGTTCGTGGCCAAGAATGGCACTGTGATAGTCTGCGCCGTGAGCTCACCATTCTTGCCTTTTCTCAACAACTGGTTGATTAGTGTTTCTAGACAAAAGCATCAAGACAAAGTCCTCGTGATCGCTGAGGATTACATTACTCTGTATAAAGTCAACGAGAAGTGGCCTGGCCACGCCGTTCTTATTCCTCCAGCGCTCGATTCTAAAACCGCATTCAGTTTCGGTTCCCAG GGTTTCTTCAATTTCACAGCTCGAAGGCCGCAACATCTCTTGCAAATTTTGGAGCTAGGTTACAATGTTATGTACAACGATGTTGATATGGTTTGGTTGCAAGATCCATTTCTGTATTTGGAGGGAAGCCATGACGCGTATTTCACCGATGACATGCCTCAA ATAAAGCCTTTGAATCACTCTCATGATTTACCACATCCGGATCGAAACGGAGAGACTTATATATGTAGCTGCATGATTTACTTGCGACCTACGAATGGTGCAAAGCTTCTAATGAAGAAATGGAGTGAGGAACTTCAATCCCAAGCTTGGTCTGAATCCATCCGTTTTAAAGCAAATGATCAGCCTGCTTTTAACTTGGCACTTAACAAAACAGCTCATCaagtatgtttttgtttccttcatGTTCTATTTCTACTTTATCTACTTATTAATGTTGGATTTatggtttttcttttagtcTCTTTGGTAACTTTGACTTGTTTTGTGATCTTTTGTTCTGCAGGTGGATCTCTACTTGCTTTCTCAAGTAGCTTTCCCAACAGGAGGATTGTACTTCAAGAACGAGGCATGGGTTCAAGAGACAAAGGGGAAACATGTCATAGTCCACAATAA
- the RGXT1 gene encoding rhamnogalacturonan xylosyltransferase 1 (rhamnogalacturonan xylosyltransferase 1 (RGXT1); CONTAINS InterPro DOMAIN/s: Reticulon (InterPro:IPR003388), Nucleotide-diphospho-sugar transferase, predicted (InterPro:IPR005069); BEST Arabidopsis thaliana protein match is: rhamnogalacturonan xylosyltransferase 2 (TAIR:AT4G01750.1); Has 292 Blast hits to 289 proteins in 31 species: Archae - 0; Bacteria - 0; Metazoa - 2; Fungi - 0; Plants - 261; Viruses - 0; Other Eukaryotes - 29 (source: NCBI BLink).), translating to MEQKQHILKQSTFSSSPSSYSSISDRPISLLSRNGLLLLLLALVLLLGVLLPWPGSPLFLFPNRLSSSLSPSPQSKWRDYTLAQAARFVAKNGTVIVCAVSSPFLPFLNNWLISVSRQKHQDKVLVIAEDYITLYKVNEKWPGHAVLIPPALDSKTAFSFGSQGFFNFTARRPQHLLQILELGYNVMYNDVDMVWLQDPFLYLEGSHDAYFTDDMPQIKPLNHSHDLPHPDRNGETYICSCMIYLRPTNGAKLLMKKWSEELQSQAWSESIRFKANDQPAFNLALNKTAHQVDLYLLSQVAFPTGGLYFKNEAWVQETKGKHVIVHNNYIIGYDRKMKRFQDYGLWLVDDHALESPLGKLE from the exons ATGGAGCAGAAACAACATATTCTTAAACAAAGtacattctcttcctctcctagTTCTTATTCTTCAATCTCAGACCGTCCCATCTCTCTCCTTAGCCGCAACGgtctcctccttctccttctcgcTCTCGTCCTGCTCCTCGGTGTACTCTTGCCCTGGCCAGGATCTCCCTTATTCCTGTTTCCAAAtagactttcttcttctttgtcacCGTCTCCGCAGTCCAAATGGCGCGACTATACCCTTGCTCAGGCGGCTAGGTTCGTGGCCAAGAATGGCACTGTGATAGTCTGCGCCGTGAGCTCACCATTCTTGCCTTTTCTCAACAACTGGTTGATTAGTGTTTCTAGACAAAAGCATCAAGACAAAGTCCTCGTGATCGCTGAGGATTACATTACTCTGTATAAAGTCAACGAGAAGTGGCCTGGCCACGCCGTTCTTATTCCTCCAGCGCTCGATTCTAAAACCGCATTCAGTTTCGGTTCCCAG GGTTTCTTCAATTTCACAGCTCGAAGGCCGCAACATCTCTTGCAAATTTTGGAGCTAGGTTACAATGTTATGTACAACGATGTTGATATGGTTTGGTTGCAAGATCCATTTCTGTATTTGGAGGGAAGCCATGACGCGTATTTCACCGATGACATGCCTCAA ATAAAGCCTTTGAATCACTCTCATGATTTACCACATCCGGATCGAAACGGAGAGACTTATATATGTAGCTGCATGATTTACTTGCGACCTACGAATGGTGCAAAGCTTCTAATGAAGAAATGGAGTGAGGAACTTCAATCCCAAGCTTGGTCTGAATCCATCCGTTTTAAAGCAAATGATCAGCCTGCTTTTAACTTGGCACTTAACAAAACAGCTCATCaa GTGGATCTCTACTTGCTTTCTCAAGTAGCTTTCCCAACAGGAGGATTGTACTTCAAGAACGAGGCATGGGTTCAAGAGACAAAGGGGAAACATGTCATAGTCCACAATAACTACATTATCGGTTACGACAGGAAAATGAAACGTTTCCAAGATTACGGTCTATGGCTTGTCGATGATCACGCTCTTGAGTCTCCATTAGGGAAATTAGAGTAA